One stretch of Euphorbia lathyris chromosome 7, ddEupLath1.1, whole genome shotgun sequence DNA includes these proteins:
- the LOC136200590 gene encoding homeobox-leucine zipper protein HAT22-like — translation MGFGIPDGVCNTGLGLGLNRCHEKKESDDHHHENEKKMKVSLKYDDMFPSLTLGLALPIEEGDPISAVCSFSNSSVKKEREFEVEVETKSDEDDQEGSPRKKLRLTKQQSVILEDNFKQHTTLNPKQKQALAQQLCLRPRQVEVWFQNRRARTKLKQTEVDCEVLKKCCETLTEENKRLQKEVEELKSMKVKVKVGAPLYMHTLSICPSCERIGGADASSATVGPPKPHLFSAFTAACL, via the exons ATGGGTTTTGGGATTCCTGATGGAGTGTGCAACACAGGTCTTGGATTAGGGCTAAATAGGTGCCATGAAAAGAAAGAGTCGGATGATCATCAtcatgaaaatgaaaagaagATGAAAGTTAGTTTGAAATATGATGATATGTTTCCATCTCTTACATTAGGACTTGCTCTTCCTATAGAGGAAGGAGATCCAATAAGTGCAGTTTGTTCATTTTCAAATTCAAGTgtcaagaaagaaagagagtttGAAGTAGAAGTTGAAACAAAGAGTGATGAAGATGATCAAGAAGGAAGTCCCAGGAAGAAACTCAGACTTACTAAACAACAATCGGTTATTTTGGAAGATAACTTCAAACAACACACTACTCTTAATCCT AAGCAAAAGCAAGCCTTAGCTCAACAGCTCTGTCTCAGGCCACGTCAAGTTGAAGTTTGGTTTCAGAACAGAAGAGCCAg GACGAAGCTGAAGCAAACAGAGGTAGATTGTGAGGTGTTGAAGAAATGCTGCGAAACACTAACAGAAGAGAACAAGAGGCTCCAAAAGGAAGTAGAAGAGCTTAAATCAATGAAAGTGAAAGTGAAAGTGGGTGCACCACTCTATATGCACACTCTTTCCATATGTCCTTCTTGTGAGAGGATTGGCGGCGCCGATGCCTCTTCTGCAACGGTTGGACCACCAAAACCTCATTTGTTTAGTGCCTTTACTGCCGCTTGTCTATAA
- the LOC136200796 gene encoding homeobox protein knotted-1-like 1 gives MEDYNQMNGNTTARGNFLYSSSSSVVGAPNSSSPYGRTSSGLNMSNQQHMGLTHFHLQSNDQCFQSEPHHPIVKTEATTSQKFHYPLMRDQQGLNHHHHHQHQHQHENDSSNEVEAIKAKIIAHPQYSNLLEAYMDCQKVGAPPEIVARLAAARQEFESKQRSSLNSRDNSKDPELDQFMEAYCDMLMKYREELARPIQEAMDFMRRIETQLNMICNGPLRIFNSDEKSEGVGSSEEDQENSGGETEVPEIDPRAEDRELKNHLLRKYSGYLSSLKQELSKKKKKGKLPKEARQKLLSWWELHYKWPYPSETEKVALAESTGLDQKQINNWFINQRKRHWKPSEDMQFMVMDGLHPQNAALYIDAHYMGDAPYRLAP, from the exons atggagGATTACAATCAAATGAATGGGAACACAACAGCAAGGGGGAATTTCTTGTATAGTTCATCATCATCAGTAGTTGGTGCGCCTAATTCATCGTCTCCATATGGGAGAACAAGTAGTGGTTTAAACATGAGTAATCAGCAGCATATGGGTTTAACTCACTTTCATCTTCAATCAAATGATCAATGTTTCCAATCTGAACCTCATCATCCTATTGTCAAAACTGAAGCCACAACCTCTCAAAAATTTCATTATCCTTTAATGAGAGATCAGCAAGGACTTAATCACCATCATCATCACCAGCACCAACATCAACATGAGAATGATAGCTCCAACGAAGTTGAAGCTATCAAAGCCAAAATCATAGCTCATCCTCAGTACTCTAATCTTTTGGAAGCCTACATGGACTGTCAAAAG GTTGGAGCTCCTCCTGAAATAGTAGCTCGGCTTGCAGCTGCTAGGCAGGAGTTCGAATCCAAACAACGATCTTCACTCAATTCGAGAGATAATTCAAAAGACCCAGAGTTAGATCAGTTCATG GAAGCCTACTGTGACATGCTGATGAAGTACCGGGAGGAACTTGCAAGACCCATTCAAGAAGCCATGGATTTCATGCGAAGAATCGAAACTCAACTTAATATGATCTGCAATGGTCCCCTTAGGATCTTCAACTCTG ATGAGAAGTCAGAGGGAGTTGGATCATCAGAAGAGGATCAGGAAAACAGTGGAGGAGAAACAGAAGTACCGGAGATCGATCCACGGGCGGAAGACCGAGAATTGAAGAATCACTTGTTGAGGAAATATAGTGGTTATCTAAGCAGTCTTAAACAGGAActttcaaagaagaagaagaagggaaaacTGCCGAAAGAAGCAAGGCAGAAGCTACTGAGCTGGTGGGAGTTACACTACAAATGGCCATATCCATCG GAGACAGAGAAGGTAGCATTAGCAGAATCAACAGGATTGGACCagaaacaaataaataattgGTTCATAAATCAAAGGAAAAGACATTGGAAACCATCTGAAGATATGCAATTCATGGTAATGGATGGTCTTCATCCACAAAATGCAGCACTCTACATAGATGCTCATTACATGGGAGATGCTCCCTATCGTCTAGCTCCATGA